From the Alloalcanivorax dieselolei B5 genome, one window contains:
- a CDS encoding isochorismate lyase: MLRPDECTGLADIRHAIDTLDHEMVTLLGKRMGYVLAASRFKPNEQSIPAPDRVASMLEARRRWAKENGLDSDFVESLFEHLIPWFIARQVEYWRSRRGQA; encoded by the coding sequence ATGTTACGACCTGACGAGTGCACCGGCCTTGCCGATATCCGCCACGCCATCGATACGCTGGATCATGAAATGGTGACGCTTCTGGGCAAACGGATGGGTTACGTATTGGCCGCGTCACGGTTCAAACCGAATGAACAAAGCATCCCCGCGCCGGACCGGGTAGCGTCGATGTTGGAAGCGCGTCGCCGCTGGGCAAAAGAAAACGGACTCGATAGCGATTTCGTCGAATCCTTGTTTGAACACCTGATTCCCTGGTTCATCGCTCGCCAGGTGGAGTACTGGCGGTCACGGAGAGGACAAGCATGA
- a CDS encoding thioesterase II family protein: protein MMTAKARHPAIRCFRLSEQPSARLVCLPHAGGSASCYRDWGKVLPDHLDLLAVQYPGREERYPEPFADSLEALADDITEALAPFAGVPLVLFGHSLGAALAYEVALRLRRRKLSLSRLVVSAHPAPHRQRDSALHQQGDAALLEDIRRLSGGRTPLDEPAMRELFMPMLRNDYRLIERYTRDCPESVGVPVDVCFPLDDAEINEDEVRAWQDVTPWTLGILPFHGGHFYLREQYPDLVDRVLQRLDFPISQGGRRYVTT from the coding sequence ATGATGACCGCAAAGGCAAGGCACCCGGCTATTCGCTGTTTTCGTCTCAGCGAACAACCGTCGGCGCGCCTGGTGTGCCTGCCGCACGCCGGCGGCAGTGCCAGTTGCTACCGCGATTGGGGCAAGGTGCTGCCGGATCATCTCGATCTGTTGGCGGTGCAGTATCCAGGGCGGGAGGAGCGCTACCCGGAACCGTTCGCGGACTCCCTGGAAGCGCTGGCCGATGACATCACCGAGGCGCTGGCGCCGTTCGCCGGGGTGCCGCTGGTGTTGTTCGGGCACAGTCTGGGTGCTGCTCTGGCCTATGAGGTGGCGCTGCGGCTGCGACGCCGGAAGCTGTCACTGAGCCGTCTGGTGGTGTCCGCCCATCCCGCGCCTCACCGGCAACGTGACAGCGCGCTCCATCAACAGGGGGACGCGGCATTGCTGGAGGACATAAGACGTCTTTCCGGTGGCCGCACGCCGCTTGATGAACCGGCCATGCGGGAGTTGTTCATGCCCATGCTGCGCAACGATTACCGGCTGATCGAACGATACACGCGCGACTGTCCCGAATCGGTTGGCGTGCCCGTGGACGTCTGTTTTCCCCTTGATGACGCTGAGATCAACGAGGACGAGGTGCGGGCCTGGCAGGACGTCACGCCCTGGACACTGGGGATCTTGCCGTTTCACGGCGGCCACTTCTATCTGCGCGAGCAGTACCCGGACCTGGTCGACAGAGTGCTGCAACGCCTGGATTTTCCGATCAGCCAAGGAGGGAGAAGGTATGTTACGACCTGA